The DNA sequence TCGCCGCTCGCGCCCGGCCGCCTCGAGGGCGAGGTGGCCGTCGGGACGGTTCCCGGTGCGGCCGTGACGGACGTGCGCGTCACCGCGGAGGACGGAACGTTCGTCCGGCTGCGCAGCCGGCTGGGCCGGGGCGCGCTGCTGGTGGTGCTGGTCGCGCCGGGTACGGGGGTGTGGGAGCGCCGGCACTGGGTGTCCGCGGGGATCATGCCCCGGCTGGCGGCGGCCGTCTCGGCGTTGCCGCACCCGGCCGAGCTGCTGGTCGCGGAGAGCTATCCCGGGGCGGCTGCCCACACCGTGCTGCTGGTGCGCCCCGACGGTCACCTCGTCACGGCGTTGAGCGGGGTACGCCCGGCGGATCTGTACGCGGCGGCCCGGGCGGCGCTCGGCGGGTCCGCGACGGAGGAGGCGGGCGCCGAAGAGGAGTCCGGGACCGGGGACAGCCACGGGGCCGATGCCAGGGCCGATGCGGGGGCGGGGTCGCGCTGAGGGAACCGGGGCGCGGGGCAGCCGCGCCCCGCTCCGGGCGCGCACGGTCACGCTGCGGTCCGCATGGTGACGATGAGTTGAACCGGGGGGCGGCCTCGTGGTGTACTCCGCGATGTGACCGACACCTGTGTGCACCTGTGGCGGAGGGTCCATATGGACCTCGTCCGCTATGCGGGCTGCGTGTGTCGCCCGTCCTGCTGATTCGCCTCTCCCCCTCCTCGCGCGCCCTCCGTAGCGGCCCCCGTATGCCGCCGCCGCGCGCCTGAGCGAACCCACTTCAGGACGGTGCACATGTCTGTCTCCCCTTCTGGCCCTCCCCCGGCCGCCCCGGTGTCGGCCGCCGCCTCCGCGCCCACTCAGGCGGAACTCCTGGACTTCGTACGGCGTACCGCCGCCGACGCGGAACTGATCGCCTCGCTTCCGCTCGACCCGGAGGGACGCACCTGGGTGCGGCTCGACGGGCCGGGTGGCAGCGAGGCCTGGCTGATCGGCTGGCCGCCGGGCACCGGCACCGGCTGGCACGACCACGCCGACTCCGTCGGTGCCTTCATGACGGCTTCGGGCGAGCTGAAGGAGAACTCGCTCGCCGCGCGGCTGCCCACCGACGGCTGGAAGACCCTGGAACTCACCGACGGCGTGGACCGGGAGCGCCGGCTGCCGGCCGGGCAGGGCCGCGCCTTCGGACGGCATCACGTCCACGAGGTGCTCAACCTGTCCCCGGACCGGCACGCGGTCTCCGTGCACGCCTACCATCCGCCGTTGCCGCGGATCCGCCGCTACAGCCGCAGTGGCGGCATCCTCCGGCTGGAGCAGGTCGAGCGCCCGGAGGACTGGCAGTGAGCGGGGCGCGGGAACGGGCTGACGGCGCCCTGGCGAGCGAAGCGGTGGGGAGCGGAAGGACGGGAATCGTGACGAGCGACGCGGTGGGTACTGGAGCTGCGGACACCGGCGCGGTGGGTACCGGAGCTGCGGACACCGGCGCGGTGGGTGGTGAATCCGTGGGGATCGACGCGGTGGGTACCGGACCTGCGGACACTCACGCGGTGGATACCGGAACTCTGGAGACCGACGAGGTGGGTGGCGAATCGGTGACGACCGACGAGGTGGGTGGCGAATCGGTGACGACCGACGCGGTGGAGACCGGACCTGGGGCCACCGGCGCGGTGGGTGGTGAATCCGTGGGGATCGACGCGTTGTTGGAGCGGGTACGCGCGACGTACGCGCGCATCGGGCCCGTGGACGCGCACGAGGCCGCCCGCGCCGGCGAGGCGCTGCTGGTGGACATCCGTTACGCCGCGCTGCGCGAGCGGGACGGACTCGTCCCCGGCGCCCTCGTCGTCGAGCGCAACGAGCTGGAGTGGCGCCTGGACCCGCGCGGCAGCCATCGCCTCCCCGAGGCAACGGGCCATGACCTGCGGGTCGTCGTGATCTGCAATGAGGGCTACGCCTCCAGCCTGGCGGCGGAGTCCCTGCACCGGCTGGGGCTGAGCCGGGCCACCGATCTGGTGGGCGGTTTCCAGGCATGGCGGGCGGCGGGGCTGCCGGTGGTGCCGGGTCCGGGTTCGCATACCGGTCCGGTGTAGGGCTGCTCAGAAGCCCCCGTCGCCGAGGAACTCCGTGTCCTCGCCCTCCTCCTCCAGCGCCTGCCGGACCACGCGGAG is a window from the Streptomyces capillispiralis genome containing:
- a CDS encoding cysteine dioxygenase; translated protein: MSVSPSGPPPAAPVSAAASAPTQAELLDFVRRTAADAELIASLPLDPEGRTWVRLDGPGGSEAWLIGWPPGTGTGWHDHADSVGAFMTASGELKENSLAARLPTDGWKTLELTDGVDRERRLPAGQGRAFGRHHVHEVLNLSPDRHAVSVHAYHPPLPRIRRYSRSGGILRLEQVERPEDWQ
- a CDS encoding rhodanese-like domain-containing protein; its protein translation is METGPGATGAVGGESVGIDALLERVRATYARIGPVDAHEAARAGEALLVDIRYAALRERDGLVPGALVVERNELEWRLDPRGSHRLPEATGHDLRVVVICNEGYASSLAAESLHRLGLSRATDLVGGFQAWRAAGLPVVPGPGSHTGPV